One window of Stenotrophomonas indicatrix genomic DNA carries:
- a CDS encoding cytochrome b, translating to MTAKNTPAAWGSVSQTLHWLIALLILALGIVGLTMGELPKTPKYFWVYTAHKSIGITVLALVVLRLGWRLYAGAPKPVPGVPGWQERIASATHVLLYVLMFAIPLSGWLYDSASGLRPFRWFGLADVPKLSGPDPQVVAVSHALHEYGFWLLIAVVLAHAGAAFYHHLFQRDATLSRMLPRGWLASPQKD from the coding sequence ATGACCGCCAAGAACACCCCTGCCGCCTGGGGGAGTGTCAGCCAGACCCTGCACTGGCTGATCGCACTGCTGATTCTCGCCCTGGGCATCGTTGGCCTGACCATGGGCGAGCTGCCGAAGACGCCCAAGTACTTCTGGGTCTATACCGCGCACAAGTCGATCGGCATCACCGTGCTGGCACTGGTGGTGCTGCGCCTGGGTTGGCGCCTGTATGCCGGTGCCCCCAAGCCGGTACCGGGCGTGCCGGGCTGGCAGGAACGCATCGCCAGCGCCACCCATGTGCTGCTGTATGTGCTGATGTTCGCCATCCCGTTGTCGGGCTGGCTGTACGACTCGGCCAGCGGCCTGCGTCCGTTCCGCTGGTTCGGTCTGGCCGATGTGCCCAAGCTGAGCGGGCCGGACCCGCAGGTCGTGGCGGTTTCCCATGCGTTGCACGAATACGGCTTCTGGCTGCTGATCGCGGTAGTGCTGGCCCATGCCGGCGCTGCCTTCTACCACCACCTGTTCCAGCGCGATGCCACCCTGTCCCGGATGTTGCCGCGTGGCTGGCTCGCCTCTCCCCAGAAGGACTGA